The following coding sequences are from one Sandaracinaceae bacterium window:
- a CDS encoding SGNH/GDSL hydrolase family protein: MTLLASCDGGHPPWVSTWTSSMMQARRVFADETVRQVARVSVGGDLVRVRLSNAMGTRPAHIGAATVGLSMGGAAVQPGSLRELTFEGERSVTLTPGEELRSDPVALGVPDGGTLVISLYIEAGSGEAAQHLSANQTTYVVSGDQVNALDFDAPTTDTSVYWLSGVEVQRQVALAIVAFGDSITEGAGSTTDGHDRYPDALADELAARGIAAAVVNAGIGGNRILNDAPRVFPGGPSGLSRFERDALSQTGATHVLLLEGVNDLGIGTLFGPVVSAEDIIGAYRQVIAQAHARGLDVLVGTLLPFRGATIPEYWSAENEAKRQAVNAWIRTTDEHDGFVDFDAVMRDPADPEQMPAALHSGDFLHPSSAGYQRMAEAAADVFEGLL, encoded by the coding sequence GTGACGCTGCTCGCGTCCTGCGACGGCGGCCATCCACCCTGGGTGAGCACCTGGACCAGCAGCATGATGCAGGCGCGGCGCGTCTTCGCGGACGAGACCGTGAGGCAGGTCGCGCGCGTGAGCGTCGGGGGCGACCTGGTACGCGTGCGCCTCTCGAACGCCATGGGCACGCGCCCCGCGCACATCGGCGCGGCTACGGTGGGCCTCTCGATGGGTGGGGCGGCCGTGCAGCCCGGCTCGTTGCGCGAGCTGACCTTCGAGGGCGAGCGCTCCGTGACGCTCACGCCCGGCGAAGAGCTGCGCAGCGACCCCGTGGCCCTCGGCGTTCCGGACGGAGGCACGCTCGTCATCAGCCTGTACATCGAGGCCGGCAGTGGCGAAGCGGCGCAGCACCTCAGCGCGAACCAGACGACGTACGTGGTGTCCGGCGACCAGGTGAACGCCCTCGACTTCGACGCGCCCACGACGGACACATCCGTCTACTGGCTGTCCGGCGTCGAGGTGCAGCGCCAGGTGGCGCTCGCCATCGTCGCGTTCGGAGACTCCATCACCGAAGGGGCCGGCTCCACCACGGATGGGCACGACCGCTACCCAGATGCGCTGGCCGACGAGCTCGCCGCGCGCGGGATCGCGGCGGCCGTGGTGAACGCGGGCATCGGCGGCAACCGCATCCTCAACGACGCCCCTCGCGTGTTCCCTGGCGGACCCAGCGGACTCAGCCGCTTCGAACGCGACGCGCTCTCGCAGACCGGTGCGACCCACGTGTTGCTGCTCGAAGGCGTGAACGACCTCGGCATCGGCACGCTGTTCGGCCCCGTGGTCAGCGCTGAGGACATCATCGGCGCGTATCGCCAGGTCATCGCGCAGGCCCACGCGCGTGGCCTCGACGTGCTGGTGGGCACCCTCCTGCCGTTCCGTGGCGCGACCATCCCCGAGTACTGGTCCGCCGAGAACGAGGCCAAGCGCCAGGCCGTCAACGCGTGGATCCGCACCACCGACGAGCACGATGGGTTCGTCGACTTCGACGCGGTCATGCGCGACCCGGCCGACCCTGAACAGATGCCCGCGGCGCTGCACAGCGGGGACTTCCTGCACCCCAGCAGCGCGGGCTACCAGCGGATGGCCGAGGCCGCCGCGGACGTGTTCGAGGGCTTGCTGTAA
- a CDS encoding ADP-ribosylglycohydrolase family protein, whose translation MGDAFASASEGTSPATRARPPTWSVTDDTMLTLATCRAVRAWSRRTSDPLAAHVARELLSDYRAGGLVGLGSSTFGALRSLDMGAHWALSGLDGEYAAGNGAAMRMAPLAFVVDASDPLDRVTIRDVVRITHRHQEALAGALAMLTALQIVAREPVLPRGDLLQRVADVLFDSNVRDNIRALLDRDALDYAEALSLLEPTGYVAHSVPLALVAARHHAHVALEQCLDDVVEGGGDTDTIASMAGQLIGLARGPNAELERLFEQVRDRERIVCEVDAFCAHVTAWTATAEPAPSRRRSSLLHRLRTWWRV comes from the coding sequence GTGGGAGACGCGTTCGCCAGTGCCTCGGAGGGGACTTCGCCAGCGACTCGTGCGCGCCCCCCCACGTGGTCCGTCACGGACGACACCATGCTCACGCTCGCCACCTGCCGCGCCGTGCGTGCGTGGTCCAGGCGGACCTCCGACCCCCTGGCCGCGCATGTCGCGCGCGAGCTGCTCTCCGACTATCGCGCGGGCGGCCTCGTCGGACTCGGGTCGAGCACGTTCGGCGCACTCCGTAGTCTCGACATGGGGGCGCACTGGGCGCTGTCCGGGCTCGACGGCGAATACGCCGCCGGCAACGGAGCGGCCATGCGGATGGCGCCCCTCGCGTTCGTGGTCGATGCGAGTGATCCCCTCGACCGCGTGACCATCCGCGACGTCGTTCGCATCACACACCGCCATCAGGAGGCGCTCGCGGGTGCGCTGGCGATGCTCACTGCCCTGCAGATAGTGGCGCGAGAGCCCGTGCTTCCGCGCGGGGACCTCCTGCAGCGCGTGGCGGACGTCCTGTTCGACTCCAATGTCCGCGACAACATCCGCGCGCTCTTGGACCGGGATGCCCTCGACTACGCGGAGGCGCTGTCGCTCCTCGAACCGACCGGCTACGTGGCGCACAGCGTCCCGCTAGCCCTCGTCGCGGCTCGACACCACGCGCATGTCGCGCTCGAGCAATGTTTGGATGACGTCGTCGAAGGGGGTGGCGACACCGACACGATCGCGTCCATGGCCGGCCAGCTGATCGGCCTCGCGCGCGGACCGAACGCAGAGCTCGAACGGCTGTTCGAGCAGGTGCGGGACCGAGAGCGCATCGTGTGCGAGGTCGACGCGTTCTGCGCACACGTCACCGCGTGGACCGCGACGGCGGAACCCGCGCCTTCTCGCCGCCGGTCGAGCTTGCTCCACCGACTTCGTACGTGGTGGCGGGTCTAG
- a CDS encoding tetratricopeptide repeat protein: MNPHFANMKTQQAVRYLEMGRVDAAIHALRDALLHFPEVPAGHALLASALLRKKRLAAARYEAELAIGLDPEYANAYEVLGSVCILERRFKDARTHFEHALALSPESVHARTGLAALMLAQGKRDEARSYLEQARAFSPEDPNVLTLLGEVALERGDVAQAEELAREALSFQPEYHDALVLVGDILLRRGDIEGARDHAVWVLEVAPHDEGALRLLGDIKARESWLLGTWFRVNTYLLALESHRSIILLVGAYALFQAGAQAALDLEAPGLSGFVHLVWLGVCLYSYVGPAMYRRMLDKELGRVEFNEDF; encoded by the coding sequence ATGAACCCGCACTTCGCCAACATGAAGACGCAGCAGGCCGTCCGCTACCTCGAGATGGGTCGCGTGGACGCCGCCATCCACGCGCTGCGTGATGCGCTCCTGCACTTCCCCGAAGTGCCCGCCGGTCACGCTCTCCTCGCGTCGGCGTTGCTGCGGAAGAAGCGCCTCGCGGCGGCGCGCTACGAGGCGGAGCTGGCCATCGGCCTCGACCCCGAGTACGCGAACGCTTACGAGGTGCTGGGTAGCGTCTGCATCTTGGAGCGGCGCTTCAAGGACGCCCGGACACACTTCGAGCATGCGCTCGCCCTCTCGCCGGAGAGCGTCCACGCGCGCACTGGGTTGGCGGCCCTCATGCTGGCGCAGGGCAAGCGCGACGAGGCGCGCAGCTACCTCGAGCAGGCGCGAGCGTTCAGCCCCGAAGACCCCAACGTCCTGACCCTGCTGGGGGAGGTGGCGCTCGAGCGCGGGGATGTCGCACAAGCGGAAGAACTGGCGCGTGAAGCGCTGTCGTTCCAGCCCGAGTATCACGACGCGCTGGTGTTGGTGGGAGACATCCTCCTGCGCCGTGGCGACATCGAAGGCGCCCGCGACCACGCCGTGTGGGTGCTGGAGGTCGCGCCTCACGATGAAGGTGCGCTTCGCCTGTTGGGCGACATCAAGGCGCGCGAGAGCTGGCTGCTCGGCACGTGGTTTCGGGTCAACACCTACCTGCTGGCGCTCGAGAGCCACCGCTCCATCATCTTGCTAGTCGGGGCCTACGCGCTCTTCCAGGCGGGCGCACAAGCGGCGCTCGACCTCGAGGCGCCTGGCCTGAGCGGCTTCGTGCACCTCGTATGGTTGGGCGTGTGTCTCTACAGCTACGTCGGCCCCGCCATGTACCGTCGCATGCTCGACAAGGAGCTGGGTCGCGTCGAGTTCAACGAGGACTTCTGA
- a CDS encoding ATP-binding protein: MDSASLEALQHALAATPENGALRAVVVRALREGGDDARAAALARDSDPTHFSRAEDAVEMCRALLAVGDAKAALHAAPTEGALGLLFRARALAALGRNEEGQAAYRAAVRENATLEDPGLAALLGARVVPATQAADGRPGRPALRVIHNDDADVLELDRALAPPEEPITFADVGGLEDLKQQIRRRIILPFQKPSLFERFKRRAGGGILLYGPPGCGKTLIARATAGECDATCLSVSISDVLDMYIGESERKLSALFEKARSKTPSILFFDELEALAGSRRFSRNNESAKLVSAFLSEMDGFARNNSGVLVLGATNTPWAVDSAFRRPGRFDRVLFVPPPDREARASILSLHFCERPLTDDVDVQLLAKQTQGYSGADLEAVVDTAADIAIELSLDRADEVRISQQMLLDAVKDVKSTTAEWLSTARNHARYADAGGQYEEVLRFLDKHGKKGRG, encoded by the coding sequence ATGGACTCTGCAAGCTTGGAGGCACTGCAACACGCCCTCGCGGCGACCCCCGAAAATGGCGCGCTCCGGGCGGTCGTGGTGCGGGCGCTGCGCGAAGGTGGAGACGACGCGCGCGCCGCGGCCCTCGCGAGAGACTCGGACCCCACGCACTTCTCGCGTGCTGAAGACGCCGTGGAGATGTGTCGCGCCCTCTTGGCTGTCGGGGACGCGAAGGCCGCGCTGCACGCGGCGCCGACCGAGGGGGCCTTGGGACTTCTGTTCCGCGCCCGCGCGCTGGCGGCCCTGGGGCGCAACGAGGAGGGGCAGGCGGCCTACCGGGCAGCCGTGCGGGAGAACGCCACGCTCGAGGACCCGGGGCTGGCGGCGCTCTTGGGCGCGCGTGTGGTGCCTGCCACCCAGGCGGCCGACGGACGACCGGGGCGCCCCGCCCTGCGCGTCATCCACAACGACGACGCGGACGTGCTCGAGCTGGACCGCGCGCTCGCGCCCCCCGAGGAGCCCATCACGTTCGCGGACGTGGGTGGCCTCGAAGACCTCAAGCAGCAGATCCGCCGGCGCATCATCCTTCCGTTTCAGAAGCCCTCGCTCTTCGAGCGCTTCAAGCGCCGCGCCGGCGGGGGCATCCTGCTCTACGGCCCGCCGGGCTGCGGCAAGACGCTGATCGCGCGCGCCACGGCTGGCGAGTGTGACGCCACGTGTCTGAGCGTCTCCATCTCGGACGTGCTCGACATGTACATCGGCGAGTCCGAGCGGAAGCTCTCTGCGCTGTTCGAGAAGGCCCGCTCCAAGACGCCGTCCATCTTGTTCTTCGACGAGCTGGAGGCGCTCGCCGGGAGCCGACGCTTCTCGCGCAACAACGAGTCGGCCAAGCTGGTCAGCGCGTTCTTGTCGGAGATGGATGGCTTCGCGCGCAACAACTCCGGCGTGCTGGTGCTCGGCGCCACCAACACCCCGTGGGCCGTGGACAGCGCGTTCCGTCGGCCCGGGCGCTTCGACCGCGTGCTGTTCGTGCCGCCCCCCGACCGCGAGGCGCGCGCCTCCATCCTGTCACTGCACTTTTGCGAACGCCCCCTCACGGACGACGTGGACGTGCAGCTCCTCGCCAAGCAGACCCAGGGCTACAGCGGCGCGGACCTCGAGGCCGTGGTGGACACGGCCGCCGACATCGCCATCGAGCTCTCGCTGGATCGCGCCGACGAGGTGCGCATCTCGCAGCAGATGCTGCTGGACGCGGTGAAGGACGTAAAGAGCACCACGGCCGAGTGGCTCTCGACGGCGCGCAATCACGCGCGCTACGCGGACGCGGGCGGGCAGTACGAAGAGGTGCTGCGCTTCTTGGACAAGCACGGCAAGAAGGGGCGTGGATGA